Proteins from a genomic interval of Bacteroidota bacterium:
- a CDS encoding tryptophanase, which produces MKTIIEPFRIKSVEPIRMTSREERQDYIKAANYNLFTLHSDNVLIDLLTDSGTSAMSASQWSGVMRGDESYAGSPSYHRFESAIHNLMPFKHIIPTHQGRAAERILFSIIGKAGIKIPSNTHFDTTRANVEASGALAADLVIEEGLNPALEHPFKGNIDLEKLDRFLTTHKGHVPLVMITVTNNSGGGQPVSMENIRGARAVCDRHNLPLFLDACRFAENAYLIKLREPGYGDKSVPEIVREMFSFADGMTMSAKKDALVNIGGWLALNDDRWAMEARNQLILTEGFPTYGGLAGRDLEAIAIGLEEIVDEDYLAYRLASVQYLGNALTQMGVPIIRPVGGHAVYIDAASMLPHIPALSYPGQALAVALYEVGGIRSCEIGSVMFGRQPDGSEKAASMELVRLAIPRRVYTQSHVDYVIECFEEVNANKNSLPGYQIVDEPPALRHFTAAFEPK; this is translated from the coding sequence CCCATCAGGATGACAAGCCGTGAAGAGCGGCAGGACTATATCAAGGCAGCCAACTACAACCTGTTCACGCTCCACTCAGACAATGTCCTGATTGATTTGCTGACAGACTCTGGGACCTCAGCCATGAGTGCAAGCCAGTGGTCGGGCGTGATGCGTGGGGACGAAAGCTACGCCGGCTCCCCCTCATACCACCGCTTCGAAAGCGCAATTCACAACCTGATGCCGTTCAAACACATCATCCCCACCCACCAGGGCCGGGCGGCAGAGCGCATCCTGTTTTCTATAATTGGGAAAGCCGGCATCAAAATCCCCAGTAACACACACTTCGATACCACGCGCGCCAACGTGGAAGCAAGTGGCGCACTTGCGGCGGACCTCGTGATTGAGGAAGGATTAAACCCTGCGCTCGAGCATCCCTTCAAGGGCAATATCGACCTCGAAAAACTGGACCGTTTCCTCACAACGCACAAAGGCCATGTGCCGCTTGTGATGATTACTGTTACCAACAATTCCGGAGGCGGACAGCCTGTGTCGATGGAGAATATACGCGGTGCTCGTGCCGTGTGTGATCGGCACAACCTGCCCTTGTTTCTGGATGCCTGCCGGTTTGCCGAGAACGCTTACCTGATCAAGCTAAGGGAGCCGGGCTATGGCGATAAATCAGTCCCTGAAATTGTACGTGAAATGTTTTCGTTTGCAGATGGCATGACCATGAGCGCAAAGAAAGACGCACTGGTAAACATTGGCGGCTGGCTGGCGCTCAATGACGACCGCTGGGCCATGGAAGCGAGAAATCAGCTTATCCTGACCGAAGGCTTTCCTACATACGGTGGGCTGGCCGGCCGTGACCTGGAAGCCATAGCCATCGGACTCGAAGAAATTGTCGACGAAGATTACCTCGCCTACCGGCTTGCGTCTGTGCAATACCTCGGGAATGCCCTTACCCAAATGGGTGTACCAATTATTCGGCCTGTGGGAGGCCATGCAGTCTATATTGATGCAGCGAGCATGCTCCCACATATCCCCGCATTGTCCTATCCGGGGCAGGCCCTGGCCGTTGCGCTGTATGAAGTTGGCGGCATTCGGAGTTGTGAAATCGGATCTGTTATGTTTGGCCGGCAGCCAGATGGATCTGAAAAAGCAGCCAGTATGGAGTTGGTTCGCCTGGCCATTCCGCGGCGCGTCTACACACAGAGCCACGTTGACTACGTCATTGAGTGTTTTGAAGAAGTAAACGCAAATAAAAACAGCCTGCCAGGCTATCAGATCGTCGACGAACCGCCGGCACTCAGGCACTTTACCGCAGCATTTGAACCCAAATAA
- a CDS encoding sulfatase, with protein MKRTPLFILLALLLFSCTPAEEEPYNVVFILIDDMGWTDTAAFGSTFYQTPHLDRLASESMRFTSGYAACPVCSPTRASILTGKYPARLKQTDWIPGRNNRADQKLKQVEDLDYLALEHHTLADILQESGYATAHIGKWHLGAGDEFLPENRGFARNIAGNQYGSPPSYFYPYSRKLWRDTSQVYQLTDLVEEGFEGEYLTDRLGQEAAKYIEAKKDEPFFLHFSQYAVHTPLQSRPHLEAKYKARQKPIADSSDFGYEGKRPVRTMQNHAVYAGMVESMDASVGMVMRAIEDAGISDRTIVVFFSDNGGLSTSEGWPTSNLPLRTGKGWLYEGGIRVPMLIKWPGVTDVDQLCDVPVSSVDFLPTILDMLQLSDKIPAEVDGESLTPLLKEAGEPARAAIYWHYPHYSNQGGKPGGAIREGAYKLIANYEDQSVELYNLDDDLGEQNNLADAMPEKAAELQQKLDAWLAGIDAQMPVQNPDYAGE; from the coding sequence ATGAAACGCACCCCGCTTTTTATCCTCCTCGCGTTGCTTCTCTTCAGTTGCACACCGGCTGAAGAAGAACCATATAACGTCGTGTTTATCCTCATTGATGATATGGGATGGACCGACACAGCTGCTTTTGGCAGTACTTTCTACCAAACCCCGCACCTCGACAGGCTTGCCAGTGAAAGCATGCGGTTTACCAGCGGGTATGCCGCATGCCCGGTCTGTTCGCCTACCCGTGCGAGTATTCTCACGGGCAAATACCCGGCACGCCTTAAGCAAACCGACTGGATTCCGGGCAGGAATAACAGGGCAGACCAAAAGCTAAAACAGGTGGAAGACCTCGATTATCTCGCCCTTGAGCACCACACCCTGGCGGATATTCTGCAGGAATCAGGATATGCTACAGCACATATAGGTAAATGGCACCTGGGCGCCGGCGACGAATTCCTCCCGGAGAACCGCGGTTTTGCGCGCAACATCGCCGGCAATCAGTATGGTTCTCCCCCTTCATATTTCTACCCCTACAGCCGCAAACTCTGGCGCGATACCTCTCAAGTCTACCAGTTAACAGACCTCGTTGAAGAGGGTTTTGAAGGAGAATACCTCACAGACCGTCTCGGACAGGAAGCTGCAAAATATATTGAAGCGAAAAAAGATGAGCCTTTTTTCCTGCACTTCTCGCAATATGCAGTACACACACCGCTGCAATCCCGCCCCCATCTCGAGGCAAAGTACAAAGCGAGGCAAAAGCCAATAGCCGACAGTTCTGACTTTGGCTACGAAGGTAAACGGCCTGTTCGTACGATGCAAAACCATGCTGTGTACGCAGGAATGGTTGAAAGTATGGATGCAAGTGTTGGCATGGTGATGCGTGCCATCGAAGATGCCGGCATCAGTGACCGGACAATAGTAGTCTTTTTCTCCGACAACGGTGGCTTGTCGACCTCAGAAGGCTGGCCAACGTCCAACTTGCCCTTGCGTACGGGCAAAGGTTGGCTATATGAAGGAGGAATCCGCGTGCCGATGTTGATCAAATGGCCGGGCGTAACGGACGTCGATCAACTATGCGACGTCCCGGTATCGAGTGTAGATTTTCTCCCAACCATCCTAGATATGCTGCAACTGTCTGATAAAATACCGGCAGAAGTTGATGGAGAGAGCCTGACACCCCTCCTTAAAGAAGCCGGCGAACCCGCCAGGGCTGCCATCTACTGGCATTATCCGCATTACTCCAATCAAGGCGGTAAACCCGGTGGCGCTATAAGAGAAGGGGCCTACAAGCTGATTGCCAATTACGAAGACCAATCAGTCGAGTTGTATAACCTCGACGATGACCTTGGTGAGCAAAACAATTTGGCGGATGCGATGCCGGAGAAAGCTGCGGAGCTCCAGCAAAAACTAGATGCATGGTTGGCCGGCATTGATGCCCAAATGCCAGTTCAAAATCCTGACTATGCTGGTGAATAA